The Ananas comosus cultivar F153 linkage group 4, ASM154086v1, whole genome shotgun sequence region ttgtttttttgtgtgtgtttcaGGATAAATGGTCATCTGCATATGATGTCAGAACCATTCTTCTTTCAATTCAGAGTCTTTTGGGAGGTACTACACTGAAATTATATGAACTAcaacttttttgttttcctttcctATTTGTTTCTGTCACCTACATGCTCTAAATACTATTCGCAATTGATAATTTCAGAACCAAACAATGATTCTCCACTCAACACTCAAGCAGCAGCACTGTGGATCAATCAAGAAGGTGTGTAAAGTGTAACATTATTTagtaaaaatccaaaaaaaatgttTCACAATGAGAGATTCTCTTACATAATTCACTGCTCTGAATTTTGCAGAGTTTAGGAAGATGGTGGAGAAGATGTACAAACCAGCCTAGCTTTTCTTATACATTGGGCCCAGCAAATGTGTACCATCTCTCATTGTCCACTAAGTGGgagaattgaaaatttgaaattgttcATTCCTTCTTGTGCTTCTATTGCTTTTCATTTTCCATGTGCAACTGAAACTATTGTGTTTTCCTTTTATCTCAGAGTTAGTAATTTCATTTCTTTATCAAACTGGAATTATTGATTGGTTTTAAGCATTCTTTCTTTACTAGTGTGTGGACAATGAATCACATATTTGTACTGAGTTGGCTCAATCagtttttaaaaactaaaaaacaatTGTGCACAGTATGTGTGTGGTAATGTTAAGTTGTGAAAAGATGTTacatatgaaattttttaagtGATTCATACGTGTAAcctgaaaaatatgaaaaatatgatCCATATCAAATAATTTCTAAGAttcaacaaatttttaaaaatttttttttgtttttttaataaatgataATACTAGTACAACAAACTTAGCTTTTGGATAGCCAAAATTATAGAATACATTGTCCTTTTTCTAATCGAGACTCAAAACTTGTAACTCTCCCACATTCGCATCCAAATGCCTCAAACAGCCTTAATATTTTGACACGAAAATAAGTTATCCGTTGATGAATTACCCAATATAAGAATAGCCATATTTTGTctataacttaaaaaaataaaatataatatttaattaaactaTACCAATCAAGATGTTTAGTCGTACactccaaatttatttttagacttttAGTATTGTAAAAAATTCTTGATAACAAAAATGAATTCACATGAACCTTTGAGAAATTAGAATGAAAAGTTTTTAACTTATATCATAAGTGAACAGACAATAATtattaagataaattaatttgatcGTCCCTATTACAAGTCAcaaaggcttcgtttggttcgggtataagcaagaactagttataccggggataggtacaaatatgaattttcgtaggaataagaatatttttttgtttagatgaaaatgtgagtataagctgaaactaaaaaaattatgtttggatgaaaatatgagtataaggtggaatagttggtagttataaataaaaaataatgatattatccctataattgaatttaaatttttaaactgaaaattttaaattgaaaattttaactttaaattataaattttgaaattagatttaaaattttaatttttaaatttttaattttaaatatctaattttaaatttaagaccaaatttaaatttgaaagataaaaatatcaaatttaaaatttgaaaactaaaaatatcatatttaaaatttaaaattaaaatttaaaattaataaaaaaatttaaatttaaaatacctctctctctctctctacccgggGTGGAACACTGGCTTCCCACCTAATACGGTACCACCTATACCCGCTAATAGGTGGTACCGGGTATAGGGTGGGAATAAGTGTTCCACCTAccaaaaattctattttagaGCTTAATAATTGCTAACATGAGTGACAAAGAAATAATaattggtatttgaagttttaagtTCGAAACCTAAGTATTACGTCTCTTACggataaatttatgtttttaaaaataaatataataaattatattgtacagatagaaaaataaaaataaaaacaaaaaaacatttCCAAGGCTTGGAGGCCTCGCTAGGTTCGTAACTcattcctctctccctctctctctctctctaaaaggcTTCTTTAAAAATGGCAGTGGCGGCGGCGAGATGGGCTCTCCTGAGGCGCCTGCGGGTGGCCGCCGGAGCTCCGGCGATGCCGCCGTCGCCATCGTCGCCGTCTCCCACCTCCTCCCTCGGtcgcttcttcttcctcgtcggTCGCCGAGGGTTCTCGGAGGAGGTGAAGGGGTCGTTCCTCGACAAGGGTGAGGTCACCGATCGCGTCATCTCCGTCATCAAGAACTTCCAAAAGGTCGACCCCTCCAAGGTAACACTGCCGAcaacaaaaaccctaaaaaaatcTGCACCTACTATTTAGGGTTTGTTTTCCGTGATGTTAATGTAATCCGATGTTTCAATTGCCATGGGGTCGTTTGATCCGTTAATGATGTTGATGCTTGATGAGTAGCTTATGCTggatattgttttttttttattttaaagggaGTTTGGTTTTGGGATGTCGTTCCTAGTGCGGATGAATCTTATTTGGTAGGAATTATGGGCTATTATTATAGGAATAAATTGGGACACTTTAGGTGTATAAATATGTATGATCGCCAATTCATTGTCATCAATAATCAATGTTGCATTCATCGTACATAATATGTTTGGTTCTCCTTTGACCCATCTATATGAATCTAAGATCGACCAGTGTTGCAGAATGCAAGGTTAAGCTAGCTGGGTTCATCAATTGATGTTTTAACtagaaaagaattttctaattagGGTTTTTCTCTTCGCATAGGATTTTCTAGATCTTTATTAAGTGCTACACTTGCTAACTGTGCCCCTTCATCCCTGTTCCATCCTGAAAATCCTGACTCACCTGTGCTCTCTCTTCTTCCTGAAAATTTTCTTCGTGTGTTGTTTCGAACCTATCTTAATCTTGTTAGAAGACTTTATTTCATAGTTTTCACATCTGCGGTCATATCTAATCTGAGGACTTAAATCTATTCTCTCCTGTACTATACTTGGAAACAGATGGTAGAGAACAATTTGTCTGTCGTATCTACATAAAGTCAATCCTTCCAGAATTTGCCATTGCTAGTTGGTATTTTGTCAAGAGAATAAGGTTTGAATTGAAATGAATATGTATGTAATGTAGGTTTCTAAGTTGCAATAGCTGAGCTGAGGATAAGGGTAAAACTTTCCATTGCAGAAGAAAATGTGGTACAAGTGGAAGAGGAGTTCGTAGAGTTGTACAATTGCTCAGATGCTTCCTTTTTGGCTTTAAGCAGATTCCAATGGAAACCTATGTTGcacatatacatacacacaaACTCAGGATCCAAGACACAACACTACTCAGACATGCAACTTGACAACTCAAAATATTAGGGCATACGGTCAATGAGTATACtagtctctttttcttttcttttttttcactttcttatGTTAATATCACCTAGCCTTTATTGCCGCCATCAGTAATGTATATGGTGGCAGTGGTTGGCTATTAGGGGTATGTTAACTGTTAAGGTTAATGTTTAGATTAAAGGTTAGATGGGCAGATTGAGAAGAAGATTTAAATATTCATATCTATATTGAACATCGTGTTCAGACTAGCAAAGTCCTTAATGTTTTTGCTCTAGTGCGCAAGGAGCTTGCTTTCTCTTCTTACTCCTTGCTGCTATCGTGCTACTCTTCATATCATATTGTTGCCTATTGCTATTTAGACTAAGTTGTTTCTTATCCCGGTGGTATTGAAGGTTAGGAAATTATTGTGATTCCAACAACCAGGTTTTCTTTGTGTACTTCGAAGAGAACTTTATTAAACAGTTGGGGCggaaaagttgcactttttgctTGTTTTCATCTGGTGAATTCTACCATCCTACACCTCAACAGCCGTCCCCTGTTTTCTGGGATTTTGATAATGATACTGATGTGTAGGATTAGGGGCTTTTATTCAGGTGTGTTTTGATTCCCTATTTTGATAATTGTGTAGGAATGCTTGTTTTTTTCATGgtacttttttttactattcaaatttcttttgataactacacacacacacgcgcacacacacacacacacatatatatatatatatatatagagagagagagagagagagagagagagagagagagttgagccctgtgcttttaaaagtataggagctcaacgtgtttgtgattttttagcCATCCGATCACTTCAAAATCCGTGCAGCATTAGTAGAGGGAATTAATGGGATACGTCGTTAATAGTGCTGCACAGATCTTAAGGTGATCCGACGGCTAAAAAATCTCAAGTACAAAtgctcctgtgcttttaaaagcacaggagctcaactctctctctctctctctctctctctctatatatatatatatatatatatttgcactcTTGCTTATCAGCTACACCTGCACAAATTTTCTTGCTGCATATTGGTAGATTCTATCTATAGCTGTGTTACACCAGTTCCTTCGCAGGTATCTGCTTTAATTACATGCTTTTTATCATAATAGCATGTTTCCATcagttaatttcatatagggaACTGCTTTGGTCGTTGCATTAACGTAGTTTTCATTTTCGTTGGAGCATATTCTTTGCTTTCCTGACATCTTGCATTCATGTAGTTTTCTGCGTTATCATGGTTTTTACACCAGTAGACATGGCTGGTCAAATTCTGGAAATGAGTGGCCTTTGTATACATTTAAAACCCTAAGTAGCGAGGGTGGCTTGTGTTGCAGGTGACACCAAATGCTCATTTCCAGAAGGACCTTGGCCTTGACAGCTTGGACACCGTAGAAATTGTGATGGCCTTTGAGGAAGAATTCGGGTTTGAAATCCCCGACAACGAGGCGGACAAGATTGATTCCATCAAAGTTGCTGTCGACTTCGTCGCCTCGCATCCCCAAGCAAAATGAGGGAACGATAAGGATGTTGCATCTGTTTTAGTTTTTCCTGCTATTTAAAGATCCTCTTCAAGGTGTTTAATCCGAAACATTCAGTTTGAGCTGAAAAATTAAATTCGGCGCAGAGTCTCGGACTCATCCGGTAGAAGCTTTGTGCTTTTTGAAGCTAGAGATGCTATGGGCATGAAAGTTTTTATGATCTTGTTATTTGTCCATTAATTTGGGCACGTGAGTTCTTGTTGTTACTTATCATAACCGCCCATTCCATAGTTGAAGAAAATGATTCACCTGGTTGCCACTCTGTTTAGCGCCTTCACAAGCGGGCAAGATATATATGCTCACTAGATATCCGCTTACAAAGAGGATCATGCAAATATACACATGTTGACTCGTATAGAGTGCATATGATggtcgtaatttttttttttctttttttctttctaatgcCACCCTCTCTTTAACCAACTAATggtaaaatttttgtttatatatgaattattgATCGAAGTGATCACGAGTAGTGATGTACCTTACGCTAGTGAAAAGTGTAATATTGATATAAACCGGAGATATTTAATTACCACACTCAGAACCAGTTGGAaagtttta contains the following coding sequences:
- the LOC109709201 gene encoding acyl carrier protein 2, mitochondrial-like encodes the protein MAVAAARWALLRRLRVAAGAPAMPPSPSSPSPTSSLGRFFFLVGRRGFSEEVKGSFLDKGEVTDRVISVIKNFQKVDPSKVTPNAHFQKDLGLDSLDTVEIVMAFEEEFGFEIPDNEADKIDSIKVAVDFVASHPQAK